From the genome of Eublepharis macularius isolate TG4126 chromosome 12, MPM_Emac_v1.0, whole genome shotgun sequence, one region includes:
- the SALL2 gene encoding sal-like protein 2, producing the protein MSRRKQRNPQQLISDCEGSTASENGALRGARERSAAPSPPCLSARRRRRPPDARGPCCSRVGAALGSRSLARPLPPPSSGSGGRAAGMSSPRGRGQEAEDEAMGERAGGDWGLARPRSRFAQGPPRGGEGRAAAGLEPAGPPAPALGVHSSTRGGGTVCFVSQSALCAPDGSGGPGCSSPALPIVPAVQMHEMPLFEVEFGDTGDESAPLSCPSCHIGLKDPLELSAHVESCCPEQPTCSSATSATAAGQETTSSSSSSSSSSSVEVRPESPPSMDVESGPLSTDPSQEPAPPPPLPPPPPPPPPPTTIPTGHLNIPLILEELRVLQQRQLHQMQMTEQICRQVLLLGSLGQVGSPAPSAEPAPGATLPPKPPLPVFSIKTEPGRTPSSGSPEVPKPAFFHLYHPFPGGTRVPKAEQLLAPAFPTATGLLAAQCLGAARGLEQATSPGLLRQKNGSSGEASLEEKPGGRHKCRFCGKVFGSDSALQIHLRSHTGERPYKCNICGNRFTTRGNLKVHFHRHREKYPHVQMNPHPVPEHLDYVLTTSGLPYGMSVPPEKAEPGEESAVPPAVTERKALSATESLTLLSGASPSAAAQALPSFNKLVLMKAVEAKGKGDENTPPERETEGARLQLGKLVGSLPSWALLANHFKAGTAVGPFPYVLEASPSETSKLQQLVEKIDRQGSPSSGATPVAATQAVACSSSSSSLPATSGSNQCVICLRVLSCPRALQLHYGQHGGERPFKCKVCGRAFSTRGNLRAHFVGHKTSSAARPQNSCPICQKKFTNAVSLQQHVRMHLGGQIPNGALLPEPSTAEGAMTGEGEKQQQQPLQPAPPQDGELTEEDEEEATDEDSLESGIEKAEGPSSPEQEAPCLAKEGEEAGPAEEEEGGTGAASPLGARSPQRPTQEGEEKAEMEVEEGGTLQEEEEEEQGKEKGTAGEGPSEKPQGIQAKEGPSLACGICKQVFPDRAALRKHALTAHHQVNMSSPAWISNPARHGQRLSLEGPVPVLSGGQVKLQDFLGRDIPAQLVGVGPLSFWNQYTAFLSGGLPAKPAHGSAASGSSSASSSTSNMAAQGLFGNMPGKAVPGEAKEKPAMGSLLLLPPPPAPAPEVLPESQGKGEK; encoded by the exons atgTCTCGCCGCAAGCAGCGCAACCCCCAGCAACTCATCTCGGACTGCGAGGGCTCCACGGCCTCCGAGAACG GTGCGCTCCGTGGCGCACGAGAGCGCAGCGCCGCTCCTTCGCCTCCTTGCCTctcggcccgccgccgccgccgccctccaGACGCCAGAGGTCCCTGCTGCAGCCGGGTGGGAGCCGCTCTCGGCAGCCGATCGCTGGCCCGGCCGCTTCCTCCTCCATCCTCCGGGAGCGGAGGCCGGGCGGCCGGGATGAGCAGCCCCCGAGGGCGCGGGCAGGAGGCGGAGGACGAGGCGATGGGGGAGCGCGCAGGTGGGGACTGGGGGCTGGCCCGGCCGCGCTCCCGCTTCGCCCAGGGGCCTCCGAGGGGTGGGGAAGGAAGGGCGGCTGcaggcctggagccagccggccccccagccccagccctgggCGTTCATTCCTCCACCCGGGGCGGTGGCACCGTCTGCTTCGTTAGCCAAAGCGCCCTCTGCGCCCCGGATGGCTCGGGCGGGCCCGGCTGCAGCTCTCCGGCCCTTCCCATTGTCCCTGCCGTCCAAATGCACGAGATGCCCCTCTTCGAGGTGGAATTCG GAGACACTGGCGATGAGTCGgctcccctctcctgcccctcCTGCCACATCGGCTTAAAAGACCCCCTGGAGTTGTCCGCCCATGTGGAATCCTGCTGTCCGGAGCAGCCCACCTGCTCTTCCGCCACCAGTGCCACGGCTGCTGGCCAAGAGACCACcagctcttcctcttcttcctcctcctcctcttccgtgGAAGTCCGTCCCGAAAGCCCTCCGAGCATGGATGTGGAATCAGGGCCCTTGTCGACAGACCCGAGCCAGGAGCCAGCCCCTCCCCCGCCTCTGCCGCCACCTCCCCCGCCGCCACCTCCCCCCACAACCATCCCCACAGGACACCTCAACATCCCCCTCATCCTGGAGGAGCTTAGGGTCTTGCAGCAGCGgcagcttcatcagatgcagatgaCGGAACAGATCTGCCGCCAGGTGTTGCTGCTGGGCTCCCTGGGGCAGGTGGGCTCACCAGCGCCGTCAGCTGAGCCAGCCCCAGGAGCCACCCTCCCACCCAAGCCTCCCTTGCCTGTCTTTTCCATCAAAACCGAGCCAGGCAGGACCCCGTCGTCTGGTTCTCCCGAGGTGCCCAAGCCCGCTTTCTTCCACCTTTACCATCCTTTCCCCGGGGGGACCAGGGTACCCAAAGCCGAGCAGCTCTTGGCTCCGGCTTTCCCCACAGCTACGGGCCTTTTGGCTGCTCAGTGTTTGGGCGCTGCCCGAGGGTTGGAGCAAGCGACTTCGCCTGGGCTGCTGCGGCAGAAGAACGGAAGCAGCGGGGAAGCCAGTTTGGAGGAAAAGCCGGGCGGGCGCCACAAGTGCCGTTTCTGCGGCAAAGTCTTTGGGAGCGACAGTGCCCTCCAGATCCACCTGCGCTCCCACACGGGCGAACGCCCCTACAAGTGCAACATCTGCGGCAACCGCTTCACCACTCGTGGCAACCTCAAGGTGCACTTCCACCGTCACCGGGAAAAATACCCTCATGTCCAGATGAACCCTCACCCTGTCCCTGAGCACCTCGACTATGTCCTCACCACTTCGGGGCTGCCCTACGGCATGTCTGTGCCCCCTGAGAAAGCTGAGCCAGGCGAAGAGAGCGCCGTTCCGCCCGCTGTCACTGAGCGCAAAGCCCTCAGTGCTACCGAGAGTCTCACGCTGCTCTCCGGGGCCTCTCCGTCAGCCGCAGCCCAAGCCTTGCCTAGTTTCAACAAGCTGGTACTGATGAAGGCTGTGGAGGCGAAAGGGAAGGGGGACGAGAACACTCCTCCAGAAAGGGAGACCGAAGGTGCTCGGCTTCAGCTAGGGAAGCTAGTGGGGTCGCTACCCAGCTGGGCCCTGTTGGCTAATCACTTCAAGGCAGGCACTGCAGTGGGGCCTTTTCCCTACGTCCTGGAGGCCTCCCCCTCGGAGACCTCtaagcttcagcagctggtggagAAGATTGATCGTCAGGGGTCTCCGTCCTCGGGCGCCACTCCAGTCGCCGCCACCCAAGCCGTGGCCTGCTCCTCATCGTCTTCTTCCCTGCCTGCAACCTCCGGGTCAAACCAGTGTGTTATCTGTTTGCGAGTCTTGAGTTGTCCCCGGGCTCTGCAGCTCCACTACGGACAGCACGGTGGGGAGAGACCCTTCAAGTGCAAAGTGTGCGGCCGTGCCTTTTCCACCCGGGGGAACCTGCGAGCCCATTTCGTGGGCCACAAAACCAGCTCGGCGGCCCGCCCTCAGAACTCGTGCCCCATCTGCCAGAAGAAGTTCACCAATGCAGTCAGCCTCCAGCAACATGTCCGCATGCACCTGGGAGGGCAAATCCCCAACGGGGCGCTCCTCCCAGAGCCCTCCACCGCTGAAGGAGCCATGACaggagaaggagagaagcagcagcagcagccactgcagccAGCCCCTCCGCAAGATGGAGAGCTGACGGAAGAAGACGAAGAAGAAGCCACTGACGAAGACTCTTTGGAGAGCGGTATAGAGAAGGCAGAAGGACCCTCCAGCCCAGAACAGGAGGCTCCATGTCTtgccaaggaaggggaggaagcgggaccagcagaagaggaagagggGGGCACTGGGGCTGCCTCCCCATTGGGGGCCAGAAGTCCTCAGCGCCCCACgcaggagggggaagagaaagcaGAAATGGAAGTAGAGGAAGGGGGAACCCtgcaagaagaggaagaggaagaacaggggaaggagaaggggacagCAGGGGAAGGTCCGTCAGAGAAACCACAGGGCATCCAAGCCAAAGAGGGCCCGTCCCTGGCTTGTGGGATTTGCAAACAGGTGTTTCCAGACAGAGCCGCGTTGCGCAAACACGCACTGACTGCTCACCACCAG GTTAATATGAGCAGCCCTGCATGGATCAGCAACCCGGCGCGACACGGACAGCGCCTGTCCTTAGAAGGCCCTGTGCCCGTTCTGTCGGGAGGCCAGGTGAAGCTGCAGGACTTCCTGGGGCGCGACATTCCAGCCCAGCTTGTGGGGGTGGGACCCCTCTCTTTCTGGAACCAATACACGGCCTTCCTGTCCGGAGGCCTGCCGGCCAAGCCAGCCCATGGCTCTGCTGCTTCTGGCTCTTCCTCTGCCTCCTCATCGACTTCCAACATGGCTGCCCAAGGCCTCTTTGGCAACATGCCAGGGAAAGCAGTCCCTGGGGAGGCCAAGGAGAAACCTGCTATGGGGTCTCTGTTGCTGCTTCCACCGCCACCAGCCCCAGCTCCGGAAGTGCTCCCTGAGAGCCAAGGGAAGGGCGAAAAGTAA
- the LOC129339780 gene encoding olfactory receptor 1509-like — MDGLNYTRVTHFTFLGLTSNHSLELTLFVVFGFMYLLILVGNVLIMVTVASDRCLHTPMYFFLGNLSFIDICHSSVTAPKMISDFLSLRKTISFNGCMAQLFFLHLCACAEIFLLTIMAYDRYIAICHPLQYMSLMSLKVCTWLVGALWVGATVHSVVQTVLTVQLPYCGPNILDTFFCDVPPVIKLACTDTYFTGVLIVSNSGMISLVCFLALLVSYIIILVSLRGRTAEGRRKALSTCAAHLLVVALFLGPCIFIYTRPATSFSADKVVAVFYTVVTPMLNPVIYTLRNAEVKNSMKKLRDRKIFFMGT; from the coding sequence ATGGATGGGCTGAACTACACCCGAGTGACCCATTTCACGTTCTTGGGTCTGACAAGTAACCATAGTCTAGAGCTGACTTTATTTGTGGTCTTCGGTTTCATGTACCTGCTTATCCTTGTGGGCAACGTGCTCATTATGGTCACCGTCGCTTCTGACCGCTGCCTGCACACTCCCAtgtacttcttcttgggcaaccTCTCTTTCATTGACATCTGCCACTCCTCGGTCACGGCCCCCAAGATGATCTCGGATTTCTTGTCCCTGCGGAAGACCATCTCCTTCAACGGCTGCATGGCACAGCTCTTCTTCCTCCACCTCTGTGCCTGCGCTGAGATCTTTCTCCTCACCATCATGGCCTATGACCGCTACATCGCTATCTGCCACCCACTCCAGTACATGTCCCTCATGAGCCTGAAGGTTTGTACCTGGCTGGTGGGTGCCCTGTGGGTGGGAGCGACGGTCCACTCGGTGGTACAGACTGTCCTCACCGTCCAACTCCCTTACTGCGGGCCTAACATTTTAGACACCTTTTTCTGTGATGTACCCCCTGTCATCAAGTTGGCCTGCACCGATACGTACTTCACAGGGGTTCTTATTGTGTCCAATAGTGGCATGATTTCCCTGGTCTGTTTCTTGGCCTTACTGGTTTCCTATATAATTATCCTGGTGTCACTAAGAGGGCGGACTGCTGAGGGTCGGCGCAAGGCCCTCTCCACCTGTGCAGCCCACCTGCTTGTCGTGGCGTTGTTCCTGGGGCCTTGTATTTTCATCTATACCCGCCCTGCCACCAGCTTCTCAGCAGATAAAGTGGTAGCTGTTTTCTACACCGTGGTAACGCCTATGCTCAACCCTGTGATTTACACCCTGAGGAATGCAGAGGTGAAGAACTCCATGAAGAAGCTGAGAGACCGGAAGATCTTTTTCATGGGGACATAA